The Balaenoptera acutorostrata chromosome 10, mBalAcu1.1, whole genome shotgun sequence genome has a window encoding:
- the TREM2 gene encoding triggering receptor expressed on myeloid cells 2, with translation MEPLGLLILLFVTELSRAHNTTVFQGTAGRSLRVSCPYNFLKHWGRRKAWCRQLGEEGLCQQVVSTHPSWLLSFLKRRNGSTAIMDDALGGTLTITLRNLQAHDAGLYQCQSLHGSEADTLRKVLVEVLADPLDYQDPGDLWIPEESKSFEDAHVEHSISRKLSEEESPFPPISILFLLACIFLSKLLAASALWAAAWHGQKRRTPHASGLDCGHDPGYQLQTLTELIDT, from the exons ATGGAGCCTCTTGGGCTGCTCATCTTGCTCTTTGTCACAG AGCTGTCCCGAGCCCACAACACCACGGTGTTCCAGGGCACGGCAGGCCGGTCCCTGAGGGTCTCCTGCCCCTACAACTTCTTGAAGCACTGGGGGAGACGCAAAGCCTGGTGCCGCCAGCTGGGTGAAGAGGGCCTGTGCCAGCAGGTGGTCAGCACTCACCCCTCGTGGCTGCTGTCCTTCCTGAAGAGGCGCAATGGGAGCACGGCCATCATGGACGATGCCCTGGGTGGCACACTCACCATTACGCTGCGGAATCTTCAAGCCCACGACGCTGGCCTCTATCAGTGCCAGAGTCTCCATGGTAGTGAGGCCGACACCCTCAGGAAGGTCCTGGTGGAGGTGCTGGCTG ACCCCCTTGATTACCAGGACCCTGGAGATCTCTGGATCCCTGAGGAGTCCAAGAGCTTTGAGGATGCCCACGTGGAGCACAGCATCTCCAG GAAACTTTCTGAAGAGGAGAGCCCCTTCCCACCCATTTCCATCCTTTTCCTCCTGGCCTGCATCTTTCTCAGCAAGCTTCTAGCAGCCAGCGCTCTCTGGGCTGCAGCCTGGCATGGGCAGAAACGGAGGACACCCCATGCCAGTGGGCTGGACTGTGGCCATGACCCAGGTTATCAGCTCCAAACCTTGACAG AGCTGATAGACACGTGA
- the TREML1 gene encoding trem-like transcript 1 protein, which translates to MGPNLLLLLFLGLAGQGSAGSLPEVLQAPVGSSILVQCHYRLQDVKARKVWCRFLPEGCQPLVSSAVERRAPASSRVFLTDLGGGLLQVEMVTLQEEDAGEYGCVVEGISGPQTVHRISLDVLPAAPGLKEDDEETHQVRSLADISSSDPVGSASPLDPSRDKKSRPLIWGAVLLLGLLVMAVVLFAVMAKRKGNRLAACGRFQSSGVSGSAPSSVVHHISDSGLAVDVPSGVPYVRLDSPPSFDNNTYTNLPLDSLSGKHPPPAPSCLPPLPPKAEICSKPVTYATVIFPGGDKSGGASFEPAQDPPNSEIPPS; encoded by the exons ATGGGCCCCAACCTGCTCCTGCTGCTGTTCCTGGGACTAGCAG GCCAGGGCTCGGCTGGCAGCCTCCCTGAGGTGCTGCAGGCGCCTGTGGGGAGCTCCATCCTGGTGCAGTGCCACTACCGACTCCAGGATGTTAAGGCTCGAAAGGTGTGGTGCCGGTTCCTGCCAGAGGGATGCCAGCCCTTGGTGTCGTCAGCTGTAGAACGCAGGGCCCCAGCCAGCAGCCGCGTATTTCTCACTGACCTGGGGGGTGGCCTGCTCCAGGTGGAGATGGTTACCCTACAGGAGGAGGATGCCGGAGAGTACGGCTGCGTGGTAGAGGGAATCTCAGGGCCCCAGACTGTGCACAGAATCAGTCTGGATGTGCTCCCTGCAG CTCCTGGCCTGAAAGAGGACGACGAGGAGACCCATCAGGTCAGGAGTCTGGCTGACATCTCCTCTTCAGATCCTGTAGGCAGTGCCAGCCCTTTGGATCCCAGCCGAGATAAGAAGAG CAGACCCTTGATTTGGGGTGCTGTGCTCCTGCTGGGCCTGCTGGTGATGGCAGTGGTGCTGTTTGCTGTGATGGCCAAAAGGAAAG GGAACAGGCTTGCTGCCTGTGGACGATTTCAGAGCAGTGGAGTCTCAGGCTCG GCCCCCTCCTCAGTGGTCCACCACATCAGTGACTCTGGACTGGCTGTTGACGTGCCATCAGGTGTACCATATGTTAGGCTCGACTCGCCACCTTCCTTTGACAATAACACCTACACCAACCTTCCTCTTGATTCCCTGTCAGGGaaacacccacccccagccccatcctgTTTGCCCCCTCTGCCTCCTAAGGCTGAGATCTGCTCCAAGCCTGTGACATACGCCACAGTCATCTTCCCTGGAGGGGACAAGAGTGGAGGAGCCTCCTTCGAGCCAGCCCAGGATCCACCTAATAGCGAGATTccacccagctaa